In Rissa tridactyla isolate bRisTri1 chromosome 8, bRisTri1.patW.cur.20221130, whole genome shotgun sequence, one genomic interval encodes:
- the SHMT1 gene encoding serine hydroxymethyltransferase, cytosolic isoform X1 yields the protein MANSMQGEGALPSAELWASHNKMVMEPLDSNDPEVHSIIKKEKQRQRLGLELIASENFASRAVLEALGSCMNNKYSEGYPGQRYYGGTEFVDELERLCQKRALQAYRLDPEKWGVNVQPYSGSPANFAVYTALVEPHGRIMGLDLPDGGHLTHGFMTDKKKISATSVFFESMPYKVNPKTGYIDYDKLEENARLFHPKLIIAGVSCYSRNLDYARMRKIADANGAYLMADMAHISGLVAAGVVPSPFDHCDVVSTTTHKTLRGCRAGMIFYRKGTRSVDPKTGKETLYNLESLINQAVFPGLQGGPHNHAIAGIAVALRQAMTPEFKAYQQQVVANCKALSTALMELGYDIVTGGSDNHLILLDLRSRGTDGGRAERVLEICSIACNKNTCPGDVSALRPSGLRFGTPALTSRGFRQDDFRMVAQYIHRGIELTLRVQKDMSPKATLKEFKEKLEEDKYRRELKALKEEVEAFAATFPLPGLPVL from the exons ATGGCAAACTCAATGCAGGGTGAGGGGGCTCTCCCCAGTGCGGAGCTCTGGGCCTCCCATAATAAGATGGTAATGGAGCCGCTCGACAGCAACGACCCGGAG GTGCACAGCATCATCAAGAAGGAGAAGCAGCGGCAGAGGCTGGGGCTGGAGTTAATCGCGTCAGAGAACTTTGCGAGCCGAGCAGTCCTGGAAGCCCTGGGATCCTGCATGAACAACAAATACTCTGAGGGTTACCCAGGACAGAG GTACTATGGTGGGACGGAGTTTGTAGATGAGCTGGAAAGGCTGTGCCAGAAGCGAGCCCTGCAGGCGTACCGGCTCGACCCCGAGAAGTGGGGCGTCAATGTCCAGCCCTACTCAG GGTCACCCGCAAACTTTGCGGTGTACACGGCCCTGGTGGAGCCCCACGGCAGGATCATGGGGCTGGACCTGCCTGACGGGGGCCACCTCACCCACGGATTCATGACAGACAAGAAGAAAATCTCTGCCACCTCTGTATTCTTCGAGTCCATGCCCTACAAG gtCAACCCCAAGACCGGTTACATCGACTATGACAAGCTGGAGGAGAATGCCCGCCTCTTCCACCCCAAGCTGATCATAGCAG GTGTCAGCTGCTACTCGCGCAACCTGGACTATGCCCGTATGCGGAAGATTGCTGACGCCAATGGTGCCTACCTCATGGCCGACATGGCTCACATCAGcgggctggtggctgctggtgtGGTGCCATCCCCCTTCGACCACTGTGATGTCGTCTCCACCACCACCCACAAGACCTtgcggggctgcagggctggcatgaTCTTCTACCGCAAAG gCACCCGCAGCGTGGACCCCAAGACAGGCAAGGAAACACTCTACAACCTGGAGAGCCTCATCAACCAGGCGGTCTTCCCCGGGCTGCAGGGAGGCCCGCACAACCATGCCATCGCAG GGATCGCCGTGGCGCTGCGGCAGGCCATGACGCCCGAGTTCAAGGCTTACCAGCAGCAGGTGGTCGCAAACTGCAAGGCGCTCTCGACAGCGCTGATGGAGCTGGGCTACGACATCGTCACAG GGGGCTCCGACAACCACCTGATTCTCCTGGACCTGCGCAGCAGAGGCACGGATGGCGGCCGGGCTGAGCGGGTACTGGAGATCTGCTCCATCGCCTGTAACAAGAACACGTGCCCTG GTGATGTCAGCGCCCTGCGCCCCAGTGGCCTGCGGTTCGGGACGCCGGCTCTCACCTCCCGCGGCTTCCGGCAGGATGACTTCCGCATGGTGGCTCAGTACATCcacagag GGATCGAGCTGACACTGCGCGTGCAGAAAGACATGAGCCCCAAAGCCACACTGAAGGAATTCAAGGAAAAACTGGAGGAGGACAAATACCGGCGGGAGCTGAAGGCACTGAAGGAAGAGGTGGAGGCCTTcgcagccactttcccgctcccgGGGCTGCCTGTCCTGTAA
- the SHMT1 gene encoding serine hydroxymethyltransferase, cytosolic isoform X2 — MEGRVRKVYARRAGSRAVAERDRDPVRRAGDIGPSRMANSMQGEGALPSAELWASHNKMVMEPLDSNDPEVHSIIKKEKQRQRLGLELIASENFASRAVLEALGSCMNNKYSEGYPGQRYYGGTEFVDELERLCQKRALQAYRLDPEKWGVNVQPYSGSPANFAVYTALVEPHGRIMGLDLPDGGHLTHGFMTDKKKISATSVFFESMPYKVNPKTGYIDYDKLEENARLFHPKLIIAGVSCYSRNLDYARMRKIADANGAYLMADMAHISGLVAAGVVPSPFDHCDVVSTTTHKTLRGCRAGMIFYRKGTRSVDPKTGKETLYNLESLINQAVFPGLQGGPHNHAIAGIAVALRQAMTPEFKAYQQQVVANCKALSTALMELGYDIVTGGSDNHLILLDLRSRGTDGGRAERVLEICSIACNKNTCPGDVSALRPSGLRFGTPALTSRGFRQDDFRMVAQYIHRGIELTLRVQKDMSPKATLKEFKEKLEEDKYRRELKALKEEVEAFAATFPLPGLPVL, encoded by the exons GTGACATTGGACCCAGCAGAATGGCAAACTCAATGCAGGGTGAGGGGGCTCTCCCCAGTGCGGAGCTCTGGGCCTCCCATAATAAGATGGTAATGGAGCCGCTCGACAGCAACGACCCGGAG GTGCACAGCATCATCAAGAAGGAGAAGCAGCGGCAGAGGCTGGGGCTGGAGTTAATCGCGTCAGAGAACTTTGCGAGCCGAGCAGTCCTGGAAGCCCTGGGATCCTGCATGAACAACAAATACTCTGAGGGTTACCCAGGACAGAG GTACTATGGTGGGACGGAGTTTGTAGATGAGCTGGAAAGGCTGTGCCAGAAGCGAGCCCTGCAGGCGTACCGGCTCGACCCCGAGAAGTGGGGCGTCAATGTCCAGCCCTACTCAG GGTCACCCGCAAACTTTGCGGTGTACACGGCCCTGGTGGAGCCCCACGGCAGGATCATGGGGCTGGACCTGCCTGACGGGGGCCACCTCACCCACGGATTCATGACAGACAAGAAGAAAATCTCTGCCACCTCTGTATTCTTCGAGTCCATGCCCTACAAG gtCAACCCCAAGACCGGTTACATCGACTATGACAAGCTGGAGGAGAATGCCCGCCTCTTCCACCCCAAGCTGATCATAGCAG GTGTCAGCTGCTACTCGCGCAACCTGGACTATGCCCGTATGCGGAAGATTGCTGACGCCAATGGTGCCTACCTCATGGCCGACATGGCTCACATCAGcgggctggtggctgctggtgtGGTGCCATCCCCCTTCGACCACTGTGATGTCGTCTCCACCACCACCCACAAGACCTtgcggggctgcagggctggcatgaTCTTCTACCGCAAAG gCACCCGCAGCGTGGACCCCAAGACAGGCAAGGAAACACTCTACAACCTGGAGAGCCTCATCAACCAGGCGGTCTTCCCCGGGCTGCAGGGAGGCCCGCACAACCATGCCATCGCAG GGATCGCCGTGGCGCTGCGGCAGGCCATGACGCCCGAGTTCAAGGCTTACCAGCAGCAGGTGGTCGCAAACTGCAAGGCGCTCTCGACAGCGCTGATGGAGCTGGGCTACGACATCGTCACAG GGGGCTCCGACAACCACCTGATTCTCCTGGACCTGCGCAGCAGAGGCACGGATGGCGGCCGGGCTGAGCGGGTACTGGAGATCTGCTCCATCGCCTGTAACAAGAACACGTGCCCTG GTGATGTCAGCGCCCTGCGCCCCAGTGGCCTGCGGTTCGGGACGCCGGCTCTCACCTCCCGCGGCTTCCGGCAGGATGACTTCCGCATGGTGGCTCAGTACATCcacagag GGATCGAGCTGACACTGCGCGTGCAGAAAGACATGAGCCCCAAAGCCACACTGAAGGAATTCAAGGAAAAACTGGAGGAGGACAAATACCGGCGGGAGCTGAAGGCACTGAAGGAAGAGGTGGAGGCCTTcgcagccactttcccgctcccgGGGCTGCCTGTCCTGTAA